From the Octopus sinensis linkage group LG28, ASM634580v1, whole genome shotgun sequence genome, one window contains:
- the LOC115225576 gene encoding zinc finger protein 239-like, producing MQDGYHMDTSHTTLINDIETIKKTRPGEAFIEQEDPIERNIAEYRCEVCMKTFSSQNEFFTHQEEIHERNKSFHCEICGKWFSQNSHLVVHVRSHTGEKPFHCEICEKNFVSSSSLTKHQVLHTGDKPFHCEICGKSFTNNSNLVVHKRSHTGEKPFRCGICKKSFVDNSNLTKHKIIHTGARPYSCDVCGLSFVYNTNLKTHKIIHGGEKPFRCEVCGTSFTKNSNLIIHIRSHTGEKPFCCETCGKSFVDNSSLTKHKRIHTGEKPCRCEICGRYFACNSILTKHRRVHSGEKPYSCEICGKSFSQNSNLVIHKRSHTGEKPYNCEICRKSFSVKSHLVIHRRKHTGEKPYTCCICGESFVSSSNLSRHKQIHVGRKPFDSET from the coding sequence ATGCAGGACGGTTATCACATGGACACTTCTCACACTACACTTATTAATGATatagaaacaattaaaaagacacGCCCTGGTGAAGCATTTATTGAACAAGAAGATCCAATAGAGAGAAATATTGCAGAATACAGGTGCGAGGTTTGTATGAAAACATTCTCTTCTCAAAATGAATTTTTCACCCATCAGGAGGAGATACATGAGAGGAATAAATCGTTTCACTGTGAAATATGTGGCAAATGGTTTTCGCAGAATTCTCACCTGGTCGTCCACGTTCGgagtcatacaggtgagaaaccattccACTGCGAAATATGTGAGAAGAATTTCGTTTCCAGCAGCAGTCTAACGAAACACCAGGTATTACACACTGGAGATAAACCATTCCACTGCGAAATCTGCGGGAAATCTTTTACCAATAATTCAAATCTTGTTGTTCACAAACGtagtcatacaggtgagaaaccattccGTTGTGGAATATGTAAGAAGTCTTTTGTGGATAACAGCAACTTAACAAAACACAAGATTATTCACACGGGAGCAAGACCTTATTCCTGTGATGTGTGCGGGTTATCTTTTGTCTATAACACTAATTTAAAAACTCATAAGATAATTCATGGTGGAGAAAAACCGTTCCGTTGCGAAGTATGTGGGACATCTTTTACCAAAAACTCGAATCTGATCATTCATATACGAAGCCACACTGGCGAGAAACCGTTCTGTTGCGAAACGTGCGGGAAATCCTTCGTTGATAATAGTTCTTTAACGAAACACAAACGAAtccatacgggagagaaaccttgTCGTTGCGAAATATGTGGAAGGTATTTCGCTTGCAACAGTATTCTGACGAAACACAGAAGGGTTCACAGCGGGGAAAAGCCGTATTCTTGTGAAATATGCGGCAAGTCGTTCTCGCAGAATTCGAATCTTGTTATCCACAAACGTagccatactggagaaaaaccgtaTAATTGTGAAATTTGTAGGAAATCTTTTTCTGTTAAGTCTCATCTCGTAATTCACAGACGAAAACACACGGGAGAAAAACCTTACACTTGTTGTATATGCGGCGAGTCTTTCGTTTCTAGCAGTAATTTATCgagacacaaacagatacacgttGGACGAAAGCCTTTTGACAGTGAGACTTGA